The nucleotide sequence CTGGCCGCTGCTCATCACCACGCGCGACGACATGCAGACCATCCAGGTCGGCATCCGCAAGATGATCACCACCACCGACGCGTTGACCGAATGGCCGATCGTGATGGCGACCGCCGTGCTGGCGATGCTGCCGCCGGTGTTCGTCGTCGTCGCCATGCAGAAATTGTTCGTGCGCGGCCTGGTCGAGACGGAGAAGTAAAGAGTTATGGCCAACGTCACCCTGCGCAACGTCCGCAAGACCTATCCCGGCGGCTTCGAGGCCATCAAGGGCGTCAACGTCGATGTCGGCGACGGCCAGTTCTGCGTGCTGGTCGGCCCCTCCGGCTGCGGCAAGTCCACGCTGCTGCGCATGGTCGCGGGACTGGAGACGGTCACCGGCGGTGAGATCGACATCGGCGGCAAGGTCGTCAACCAGATCGAGCCCGCCGATCGCGACATCGCGATGGTGTTCCAGAACTACGCGCTCTATCCGCATATGAGCGTCTTCAACAACATGGCGTACGGCCTGCGCAACCGCGGCATGAAAGAAGACGAAGTCAAGACCCGCGTCGAGGAAGCCGCGCGCGTGCTCGAGCTCGCGCCGATGCTGGAGCGCAAGCCGCGCCAGCTCTCAGGCGGCCAGCGCCAGCGCGTCGCCATGGGCCGGGCCATCGTGCGCCAGCCGAAGGTGTTTCTGTTCGACGAGCCGCTCTCCAACCTCGACGCCAAGCTGCGCATCGCGATGCGGGTCGAGATCCGCAAATTGCAGCGCCGGCTCAACACGACATCGATCTACGTCACCCACGACCAGCTCGAGGCGATGACGCTCGCCGACGTTCTCGTGGTGATGAACGGCGGCCAGGTCGAGCAGGTCGGCAACCCGCTCGCGATCTACGAGAAGCCGGCCACGACCTTCGTCGCGTCCTTCATCGGGGCCCCGCCGATGAATCTGATGTCGACGCGCCCCGAGGAGATCAAATCGCAGCTCGGCGGCAGCGCGGCTGAGGCCGGCATCCTCGGCATCCGCCCGGAGGATTTTGCAATCACCGACCAGACCCCGGCCGGCGGCATCGCATTGCCGCTCACCGTGGAAGCGATCGAGCGGGTCGGCGCGGAAACCTTCGTCTACGGCGCACGGCACCAGGAGGAGCAGAGCGTCGCCGCCACCCCCGGCGAACTGCCGCCCGGCGAGGTCATCGTCCGCATCCCCGGAACCGAGGCCCCCGCCATCGGTGAGAGGATCCGCGTCGCCGCGGTACGGGCGAAGCTGCATCTGTTCAGCGGCGACGGGCGGACGCGGATCGAGGCCTGACCGGTTTCGAAGGGCCAGCCAATTCAAAACCGCGAAAACAACCCCATGCACAGTAGAAGGGGGGTTGTTTTCGTTGGAGAATTTTTCCGCGAGTTCGTCATGCCCGGGCCTGTCTCGCCTGCGTGGCCATGACGGCCCGAATCCACAGGTCCCCGGCTACCTGCTTGAACCACCAAGGGGATATGCCCATATTGCTGACCAAGGGGTGCCACTACGGGCCCTGATGCACCAAAGTCGCTTCGAGAGGACTTTGTAAACTATGTCTCGTGTTCCAACGCTTTCCAGTCCGTTCCTTCTGGGCTTCGATGAGATCGAGCGCGTGCTCGACCGCGTCGTCAAAGGCGCCGACGGCTATCCTCCCTACAATATCGAGAGGTGCGACCGGTCGGACGGCCAGCCCGAGCGCTTACGCATCACGCTGGCGGTCGCCGGATTCACCCGCGACCAACTCGATGTAACCATTGAGGAAAACCAGCTCGTGATTCGTGGGCGTCAGCAGGACGACAAGACCCGGCAATACATCCATCGCGGCATCGCCGCGCGCCACTTCCAGCGCACCTTCGTGCTGGCGGAAGGGATGCTGGTGCTGGGTGCGGATCTGAAGAACGGGCTGTTGTCGGTCGATCTTGCCCGGCCTGAACCGGAGAGGATCGTTAAGACAATCGCTATCAATGAGCACGAATAATGGAACGAGTAGCGGACTCGACCGCTTAGTGTTCCAGAGGAGTCGAGACCATGAGTGAAGGTCACGTTGCGTTCGAATACGAAGCCAAGAACGTCTCGCCCGAGACGCTGGCCACCCTCGGCGAAGGTCATATCGCCTATGTGAAGCAGATCCGCTCCGAGGATGTGCCGGGGCTGTTTCCCGAAGCCCCGAAAATCGCGCCGGGCCTCAAGCTCTTCGCGCTCCACGCCGCCGACGGCACGCCGATCATGCTGACCGACAGCCGCGAAGCCGCTATCGCCAATGCCTGGAGCAACGAGTTGCAAGCGGTGAGCGTGCACTGAGCGCACGCGGTTAGCCAGCATATCTGACGAATTCAATGCGCGGGCATGCCTCGGTCGAGGCGGCCCGCGCATTTTTTTGTGACGGCGCGGCGACGCGTCTCAGCGCCCTGACAGCCGCGCGCGAATGTCCGGTTTCAGCACCTTGCCGACCTTGGAGCGCGGCAGGTCGGCCCAGACCTCGATCTGTTTCGGTGTCTTGACGCTGCCGATCTGCGCCTTGACGAAGGCGGCGAGCGCCGCCGGATCGATCTGCTGGCTGGCGCGGGGCTGCACGATTGCGACGATCCGCTCGCCCCATTTGTCGTCGGGCAGGCCGATGACCGCACAATCCTGCACCGATTCGTGCGCCCGCAGCACGTTCTCGACCTCGATCGAATAGACGTTGAAGCCGCCGGTGATGATCATGTCCTTGGCGCGGTCAACGATGTAGAGGTAGCCGTCCGCGTCGATGTAGCCGATGTCGCCGGTGTGGTGCCAGCCATACGCCGATGCTTCGGCGGTCGCTTGCGGATTCTTGTAATAGCCGTCCATCACCAGCGACCCGCGCACCACGATCTCGCCGCGCTCGCCTGACGGCTGCAGATTGCCGTCCGCGTCCATGATTCCGGCCTGCACCAGCGGGCTGATCCGCCCGGCCGACGCCAACCGCTGCATCGCGATCGTGCCGTCGGCATTGTAGTGCGCATCGGGTGCCATCATCGAGATCATCATCGGCGCCTCGGTCTGGCCGAACAGCTGCGCCATCGGTCCGATCCGCTGCAACGCTTCCGCAAGGCGCGATGCCGAAATCGGCGCCGCGCCATACCAGAAGCATTGCAGCGAGCCGAGCCTGCTACGATCGAGCTTCGGATGATCGAGCAGCATGTAGATCACGGTCGGCGGCAGGAAGGTGTGCGTGACGCGGTAGCGCTCGATCAGATCGAGGAACTCGCCGATATCGGGGTGATGCATGATCACGATGCGGCCGCCGAGCGCCATGATCGGGAAACACAATACGCCGGCCGCATGCGTCAGCGGCGCCAGCGCGAGATAGATCGGACGGCCCTTGAAGGGATAGCCCATCAACGTCAGCGCGGTCATGGTCTCGATGTTGCGGCCCGACAGCATGACGCCCTTCGGCTTGCCAGTGGTGCCGCCGGTGCCCGGGATCATTGCGAGATCGTCGATCGTTTCGCGTTGGTGGAGATCATCGGCGAGGCCGGCGAGCCAGCTGTCGAATGAGGGTGCGAAGGGCAACTCGGTATCGAGACAGACCAGAGCGCGCAGCTTCGGCAGCTCCGAGCGCGCCGTCTCGATCATCGGCGCGAAGCTCGAATGAAACAGCAGCAGGGTGCAGTCGAACTGGTCAAGGATGAACCGGTTCTCGGCCGCTTCATTGCGTGGATTGATCGGGCACCAGACTGCGCCTGCGCGCGAAATGCCGAACACGCAGGCAAACGCCAGCGGGTCGTTGCCGGAAAGGATTGCGACCTTCTCGCCGGGTGCAATACCCGATCGGTCGATCCCGCGCGCGATCCGGTAGCTCAGCTGTTGCACCTCGCGATAGCTGAGATCGCGCCCGTCCATGGTCAGGCACGGCGCGTCCGCGCCGAGCGAGGCGCCTTTGTCGAGGTAATCGATGAAGCGCATGGTCAATCCCGTGAATGGAAGCGGGTGACGCGCGACTGCGTCACCCGCGATTCACTCAGTCTTGCACAGTCAGGATCGGTTTGCTGACGAGTCCAAAACTGCGCAATTGCCCGAGCAACTCGTGATGGCCGAACGCCTGGCAGCCGGAGGCGAAGCCGACGCGTTTGGGGGGCTGCTGCAGCAGGTGCGCCGCGGCATAGGCCTGCAGCATGCCGGTCTGCTTGTAGTTGCTGTTGCCGTAGATGATGCAGTGCGCGCGGCCCAACGGGCCGGAGGCATGCACCGAATCCAGCGATTTGTTGACGCGCGGGTTCTCGCGCGGCGGCATGGTGTTCATCACGCCGGCAGCGGTCTGTGCCAACGCGGCGTAGCGGTCGTCGGGGTTCATGTCCTTGGTCGCCTCCAGCGCGGCGGCGACGATCTGCGGCACGCCCAGCATCAGTCCGCGATTGAAGACGCCGCCCAGCACCTTCACATTGGCCACCCGCGGATCGCGCTTGAACCACACCGGGTGCGAGGTGCCGCCCCAGGGCAGCGCCAGCGCCAGCTCATGCTGGCCGGGGATGGCAAGGTTGGTGAGGCCGGCGTCGGGCTGATGCTCGACATATTTGTTCTGCTCCAGATAGTAGGCCTTGGCCATCGCGGCATTGACCAGAATGGTCTGCGTCGAAGCGATGGTCGGGCTGCCGCCCCAGAACACGGCGATGTCGAGTGTGTCGAGGCCGGGCGTCTCCAGGCACAGCTGGGCTGCGATCTCGCCGGTGGTGTACATCTGCGCGATGCCCGGCGCGAGCAGCAGGCCGGCATTAGCGAACTTCGTGCCCCACTCCTGCTCGAGCGTGATCAGCCAGTCCTGCTCGCCCGTCGTGTCGGTGTAGTGGCATCGCGAGGCCCAGCACGCCTGCACCACCTCGTTGCCGAACTTGGCGAAGGGGCCCACGGTGTTGAGCACCACCGAAGCGCCGCTGAACAATTCCGTCAGTGCGCTCACGGTGTGCGGCACCTCTACCACCTCGTAATCGGCGGTCTCGATGCCGGCCACGTTCGCCTTCATCGCGGCGTTGAGCTTCTCGGCGCTGCGGCCGGCGGCGATGAAGGGGATGTTGTACTCGCGTAAGTATTCGCAGACCAGCCGGCCGGTGTAGCCGGACGCGCCATACACGATGACGGGCTTCTTGCTCATTGTGATCCTCCGAAAAATTCGTTGTCAGGTCTGTTACATGCCCATGCCGCCATCGACCGGCAGTCCGATGCCGGTGATGAAGCGCGCTTCGTTCGAGCACAGGAACACCGCGGCGTCGGCGATGTCGCCGACCTCCGCGAGCTTGCCGAGCGGCGTCTGCTCCACCACCGAGCCGACCGCCGCATTGACGTCGGGCGCGAGGCCGATCTTCACGATGTCGTTGGCCAGCTGCATGCCCATGTCGGTCGGGATCAAGCCGGGATAGATGCAGTTGACGCGCACGCCATAGCCGAGCTTGCCGGCTTCCATCGCTCCAACCCGCGTCATGCGGTCGACGGCAGATTTCGTGCCCGAATAGACCGCAATGCTCGGGAAGGCGATCGTCGCCGCCACGGAGGCGATGTTGACGACCGCACCGCCTTTGCCGGCCGGTCCGCCCGGACGCATCGCGCGGAAGGCGTGCTTCATGCCGAGCACGGTGCCGACGATGTTGACCTCGCACATCCGCCGCGCGTCCTCGGCCTTGACCTCCGAGATCAGCGAGGTGATCTCGATGCCGGCATTGTTGATGAGGATGTCGTAGCCGCCGAGGGTGGCGATCGTCGCAGCGGTCGCTTTCTCCCACTGCGCATCGTCGGTGACATCAAGATGCACGAAGCCGGTCTTCACACCGAGCTTGGCGATTTGGCCGGCGCTGTCTCTGCCAACATCATCGAGGATGTCGCCGATCATGACCGCCGCACCGGATCGCGCCAGTGCCTCTGCAATGGCGGCTCCTATCCCGCGGGCTCCGCCGGTGACCAGGGCTTTACGGCCATCAAGACTCTTCTCACTCATCGCACGTCCTCCCTTTGCTTGGACTGATCTGTTGGACTGATCTGTTCGCTGATGATCGGTGCGTGCTGCGATCGGCGGCACGGTGCCGGCGCGGTGGCGCAACGGCATGCGAGTCCGTTCCGGCGGCGTGGCGCCGGTGGGTGCATTTCCTCCATTTGCTGGCGTCTTGACGACTGTCCAAATTCTTGGCGCGCACACTCCTCCCGGAACTTGACAGTTGTCAAGGTAAAAATTTGACAGTTGTCAAAGAGGATGGTCTGTAGACGATGACGGACGATGTGATCGTGGCGACCAAGAGACTGGAGACAGCGCGACAATGGCGCGGCAAGCGACAGGAGCGGCGAAGCGTGAGGCCGTGGCGGAGGCCGTCCGGGACGACAAGTTCAACGCGCGCCGCATCGAGCTTGCCGAGGCCGCACTCGAAACGCTTGGAGAGCTCGGCTTCGCGCGTACCAGCCTGCGCGAGATCGCGCAGAACTCGGCGTTCACCCACGGCGTGTTCCACTATTATTTCAGCGACAAGCTCGACCTGATCTGCTGCTGCGTCCGCCATTACAAGGCGAAGTGCGTGACGCGATATGACGAGGTCGTCGCGACCGCGACGAGCCGCGACGAATTGACGGAGGGTTTCCTCGCCAAGCTCGCAGCGACGTTGCAGACCGAAGCCCGCATGCACCGGCTCTGGTACGATTTGCGCTCGCAGGCGATGTTCGAGGCGGCGTTTCGCAAGGACGTCCTCGAGATCGACAAGAGCCTGGAGGCGATGATCTGGCGCATCGCGTCGCGCTATGCCGAGCTCGGCGGCAAGCGGCCGGCGTCGTCGCCCGCCGCGCTCTATGCGCTGTTCGACGGTCTATTCCAGAGTGCCTTGCTCAAGCACCTCGCGGGCGACAAAGGGGCGATTCCCGATCTGCTCGACGAAGTCCGGTACCTGCTACCAACGGTCTGCTGACCGCGAGCAGACGGCGCCCGTTCTTGATTTGAGAGATGAAGTTTCCGCGTCATCAGTGCGAGGAGCACTTGCGACGAAGCAATCCAGAGTCCTTTGAAAGATTCTGGATTGCTTCGCCGCGCTCGCAACGACGCAGTGTGAGGCTACGAAGTGCCTCAACTCTCGTGTCCCCGACAAGCTGCAACGCTCAAGCGTTGCGGCGCAGAACAGGGACCCAGAAGGCGACGCGGGAAGGCGCCGTGAGATGGGCCCAGGCTCTGCAGCGCACCACTGAAGAGCACTGCGCTTGCGTCCGGGCACGAGAGCGGAGACGACTACGCCGCAGTCGCCGGCGGCAGGGCCAGCACCGAATAGATCGCCTGGGCATCGCGCGAGGCGCGGAGTTTCTTGGCGATGTCCTGGTCCCGCAGCAGGCGGGCGATGCGGGCGAGCGCCTTGAGGTGGTCGGCGCCGGCGCCTTCGGGGGCGAGCAGCAGGAAGACGAGATCGACCGGCTGGCCGTCCATCGCCTCGAAATCGATCGGGCGATCGAGGCGCGCGAACAGACCAAAAATCTTTTCCAGCTTGGGCAACTTGCCGTGGGGAATGGCGACGCCGTAGCCGACCGCGGTGGTGCCGAGCTTCTCGCGCTGGAGCAGCACCTCGAACACGGCGCGTTCGTTCTGACCGGACAGCTCGGCAGCCCTGGCCGCGAGCTCCTGCAAGGCCTGCTTCTTGCTGTTGACCTTCAATGCCGGGAGAATCGCCTCGGGCGCGACCAGATCGGTAATCGGCATGGAAGGTTTCCGAGGTGAATTAAACCGTCAGGTTCCGAATTGGCCAGCTTGGAGAGAACCACGCCGGGCCGGCGTCAAGAAGGTGAAGCAGGAGGGGGACTTAGCCCCGATCCTGATGTGGGGCGCTTCTACTCCAACGCAATCCCGGTGCCAACTCCTGCGTGCGGCTTTGCCCCGGTCATTGTTGGGGGCTGCGGTTGGTACGGGGGACCCGGTTCCAGCCATGACAGCCCAACCTAACCGCCCGGCTTGGCGTCCGCCTTGGTTCCAGGGGGGTCGATCCAGCCCACATTGCCGTCAGCCCGGCGGTAAATGATGTTCACCCGGCCGCTGGAGCCGTGCTGGAAGACGAGGCACGGCGCCCCGCTCAGGTCCAGCTCCATGACGGCCTCGCTGACCGACATCTGCTTCAGCGAGGTGGTGGCCTCGGCGATGATGACGGGGCTGTAGCCGGTGACCTCGTCCTCGTCCTCACCCTCGCCCGGCGCTTCCAGCACGTAAGCCGTCGCGTCGAGCGCGGCCAGCGCGGCGGAGGCGACATGGGCCTTGCGGGCCGAGCGGTCCTTGAGCCGGCTCTTGTAGCGCTTGAGCCGCTTCTCGATCATGATCAGGGCCTGGTCGGCGCTGGCATAGGCATCGGGCGCATTCGAATCGGCTTCGAGCGTGATTCCGGAATCGAGATGCAGCGCACAGTCGGTGCGGAAGCCGAAGCCGTCCTTGCTGAGCGTGATATGGCCGGAATAATTGCCGTCGAAATATTTGCGCAGGACCTCATCAGTCCGGTCGGAAACGCGGCCGCGCAGGGCCTCGCCGACGCTGACGCTCTTGCCCGAAATCCGAAGGGTCATGTGATGCCTCGCTTGGTTTGGTCCCGACTGCGATGACGCGTCATCGCAGCCGAGGTTATTCCCTGCGCCTGATCTTCCCGGAAAACCGCTATGCACTTTTCCGGATCATGCGCGTGCTTGGATCGGTCGCGAACAGGGGGATGAGAGTAGCGCGATTTCGCGCCAGCGCAATCAGGCCGGCTCGGTGTTGCGGGAGCGATCGGACATTGCGGCGGAAAGGACGTTACCAAGGGCGCTCTGCTTGTCGCGGCGGCGTTGCACCGAGGACGGAATGCGCATGGCTTCGCGGTACTTCGCAACCGTGCGGCGGGCAATATCAATGCCCGAAGCGCGCAAGCGTTCCACGATGGTGTCGTCCGACAGGATCGCGGCTGGCGCCTCCGAATCGATCAGCTGCTTGATGTGGTGGCGCACGGCTTCCGCCGAATGCGCCTCGCCGCCGTCGGCCGAGGCGATCGAGGCCGTGAAGAAATATTTCAACTCGAATGTGCCGCGATTTGTCGCCATGTATTTGTTGGCGGTGACGCGCGACACCGTGGATTCATGCATCTGGATGGCGTCGGCGACGGCCTTCAGATTCAGCGGCCGCAAATGCGCCACGCCGTGGGTGAAGAAGCCGTCCTGCTGGCGGACGATTTCCGTCGCAACTTTCAGGATGGTGCGGGCGCGCTGGTCGAGCGCGCGCACCAGCCAGGTCGCGTTCTGGAGCGCGTCGGTGAAATAGGATTTGTCGCCGTCCTTGCCGATCTTCTTCGACAGCTCGGAGTAGTAGGTCTGGTTGACCAGCACGCGCGGCAAGGTGTCGCTGTTGAGCTCGACATGCCAGCCGCCGTCGGGGCCCGGGCGAACGTAGACGTCGGGCACCATGGTCTGGAGCCGCGCCGAGCCGAACTTCATGCCGGGCTTGGGATTGAGGCGGCGGATCTCGCCGATCATGTCGGCGATGTCCTCGTCGTCGACGCCGCAGAGCTTGCGCAGGCTCGCAATGTCGCGCTTCGCCAGAAGATCGAGATGCTCGACGAGCGCCTGCATCGCGGGGTCGTAGCGGTCGAGCTCGCGGAGCTGGATCGCCAGGCATTCGCTCAAATTGCGTGCACAGACGCCGGGCGGATCGAATTTTTGCAGCACGGCAAGGACGTTCTCGACGTCGGCTTGCGATGCGCCCAGGCGCTCGGCAGCCTGGCCGAGGTCCGGCGGCAGATAGCCGGCCTCGTCGACGAGGTCGATCAAATACTGGCCGATCATCCGCTGCGCAGGACCCGTGAAGGCCACCGAGAGCTGCTCGGCGAGGTGGTCACGAAGCGTGGTTTCCGCGGCGACGAAGGCCTCGAGATTGTAGTCCTCGTCGCCGGAGGCGCCGCCGCCCCATTCGGTGTAGGTGGTCGGCGCGGCGTCCTGGGCGTTGCGCGCGGCGGCTTCGGCGGGCTCCTCGGAGAAGACGTTGTCGAGGCCCGTGTCCAGGGTCTGCTCGATCTCGGCACGAGTGCCGAGATCCTTGCTCATCCATTCTTCCTGGCCCGGCTCGAAGGCCTCGCCCGGACCGCCGCCCGGCTCGTCGCTGTGGCCGCCACCGAAATCGTCGCCATCGCTGAACTGGCCGGCCTCGGCCGGGGCTTCGCCACCGGGGGCTTCGTCATTGGCCCGCTCCAGCAGGGGGTTCCGCTCGAGTTCCTCTTCCACGAAGGTGGTGAGATCGAGATTGGACAATTGCAGCAGCTTGATCGCCTGCATCAGCTGCGGCGTCATGACCAGCGA is from Bradyrhizobium xenonodulans and encodes:
- a CDS encoding sn-glycerol-3-phosphate import ATP-binding protein UgpC, whose protein sequence is MANVTLRNVRKTYPGGFEAIKGVNVDVGDGQFCVLVGPSGCGKSTLLRMVAGLETVTGGEIDIGGKVVNQIEPADRDIAMVFQNYALYPHMSVFNNMAYGLRNRGMKEDEVKTRVEEAARVLELAPMLERKPRQLSGGQRQRVAMGRAIVRQPKVFLFDEPLSNLDAKLRIAMRVEIRKLQRRLNTTSIYVTHDQLEAMTLADVLVVMNGGQVEQVGNPLAIYEKPATTFVASFIGAPPMNLMSTRPEEIKSQLGGSAAEAGILGIRPEDFAITDQTPAGGIALPLTVEAIERVGAETFVYGARHQEEQSVAATPGELPPGEVIVRIPGTEAPAIGERIRVAAVRAKLHLFSGDGRTRIEA
- a CDS encoding Hsp20 family protein — encoded protein: MSRVPTLSSPFLLGFDEIERVLDRVVKGADGYPPYNIERCDRSDGQPERLRITLAVAGFTRDQLDVTIEENQLVIRGRQQDDKTRQYIHRGIAARHFQRTFVLAEGMLVLGADLKNGLLSVDLARPEPERIVKTIAINEHE
- a CDS encoding DUF1150 family protein codes for the protein MSEGHVAFEYEAKNVSPETLATLGEGHIAYVKQIRSEDVPGLFPEAPKIAPGLKLFALHAADGTPIMLTDSREAAIANAWSNELQAVSVH
- a CDS encoding AMP-binding protein, giving the protein MRFIDYLDKGASLGADAPCLTMDGRDLSYREVQQLSYRIARGIDRSGIAPGEKVAILSGNDPLAFACVFGISRAGAVWCPINPRNEAAENRFILDQFDCTLLLFHSSFAPMIETARSELPKLRALVCLDTELPFAPSFDSWLAGLADDLHQRETIDDLAMIPGTGGTTGKPKGVMLSGRNIETMTALTLMGYPFKGRPIYLALAPLTHAAGVLCFPIMALGGRIVIMHHPDIGEFLDLIERYRVTHTFLPPTVIYMLLDHPKLDRSRLGSLQCFWYGAAPISASRLAEALQRIGPMAQLFGQTEAPMMISMMAPDAHYNADGTIAMQRLASAGRISPLVQAGIMDADGNLQPSGERGEIVVRGSLVMDGYYKNPQATAEASAYGWHHTGDIGYIDADGYLYIVDRAKDMIITGGFNVYSIEVENVLRAHESVQDCAVIGLPDDKWGERIVAIVQPRASQQIDPAALAAFVKAQIGSVKTPKQIEVWADLPRSKVGKVLKPDIRARLSGR
- a CDS encoding DUF5938 domain-containing protein, whose translation is MSKKPVIVYGASGYTGRLVCEYLREYNIPFIAAGRSAEKLNAAMKANVAGIETADYEVVEVPHTVSALTELFSGASVVLNTVGPFAKFGNEVVQACWASRCHYTDTTGEQDWLITLEQEWGTKFANAGLLLAPGIAQMYTTGEIAAQLCLETPGLDTLDIAVFWGGSPTIASTQTILVNAAMAKAYYLEQNKYVEHQPDAGLTNLAIPGQHELALALPWGGTSHPVWFKRDPRVANVKVLGGVFNRGLMLGVPQIVAAALEATKDMNPDDRYAALAQTAAGVMNTMPPRENPRVNKSLDSVHASGPLGRAHCIIYGNSNYKQTGMLQAYAAAHLLQQPPKRVGFASGCQAFGHHELLGQLRSFGLVSKPILTVQD
- a CDS encoding SDR family NAD(P)-dependent oxidoreductase; its protein translation is MSEKSLDGRKALVTGGARGIGAAIAEALARSGAAVMIGDILDDVGRDSAGQIAKLGVKTGFVHLDVTDDAQWEKATAATIATLGGYDILINNAGIEITSLISEVKAEDARRMCEVNIVGTVLGMKHAFRAMRPGGPAGKGGAVVNIASVAATIAFPSIAVYSGTKSAVDRMTRVGAMEAGKLGYGVRVNCIYPGLIPTDMGMQLANDIVKIGLAPDVNAAVGSVVEQTPLGKLAEVGDIADAAVFLCSNEARFITGIGLPVDGGMGM
- a CDS encoding TetR/AcrR family transcriptional regulator; this encodes MARQATGAAKREAVAEAVRDDKFNARRIELAEAALETLGELGFARTSLREIAQNSAFTHGVFHYYFSDKLDLICCCVRHYKAKCVTRYDEVVATATSRDELTEGFLAKLAATLQTEARMHRLWYDLRSQAMFEAAFRKDVLEIDKSLEAMIWRIASRYAELGGKRPASSPAALYALFDGLFQSALLKHLAGDKGAIPDLLDEVRYLLPTVC
- the ptsN gene encoding PTS IIA-like nitrogen regulatory protein PtsN, coding for MPITDLVAPEAILPALKVNSKKQALQELAARAAELSGQNERAVFEVLLQREKLGTTAVGYGVAIPHGKLPKLEKIFGLFARLDRPIDFEAMDGQPVDLVFLLLAPEGAGADHLKALARIARLLRDQDIAKKLRASRDAQAIYSVLALPPATAA
- the hpf gene encoding ribosome hibernation-promoting factor, HPF/YfiA family; this encodes MTLRISGKSVSVGEALRGRVSDRTDEVLRKYFDGNYSGHITLSKDGFGFRTDCALHLDSGITLEADSNAPDAYASADQALIMIEKRLKRYKSRLKDRSARKAHVASAALAALDATAYVLEAPGEGEDEDEVTGYSPVIIAEATTSLKQMSVSEAVMELDLSGAPCLVFQHGSSGRVNIIYRRADGNVGWIDPPGTKADAKPGG
- the rpoN gene encoding RNA polymerase factor sigma-54; this encodes MALTQRLEFRQSQSLVMTPQLMQAIKLLQLSNLDLTTFVEEELERNPLLERANDEAPGGEAPAEAGQFSDGDDFGGGHSDEPGGGPGEAFEPGQEEWMSKDLGTRAEIEQTLDTGLDNVFSEEPAEAAARNAQDAAPTTYTEWGGGASGDEDYNLEAFVAAETTLRDHLAEQLSVAFTGPAQRMIGQYLIDLVDEAGYLPPDLGQAAERLGASQADVENVLAVLQKFDPPGVCARNLSECLAIQLRELDRYDPAMQALVEHLDLLAKRDIASLRKLCGVDDEDIADMIGEIRRLNPKPGMKFGSARLQTMVPDVYVRPGPDGGWHVELNSDTLPRVLVNQTYYSELSKKIGKDGDKSYFTDALQNATWLVRALDQRARTILKVATEIVRQQDGFFTHGVAHLRPLNLKAVADAIQMHESTVSRVTANKYMATNRGTFELKYFFTASIASADGGEAHSAEAVRHHIKQLIDSEAPAAILSDDTIVERLRASGIDIARRTVAKYREAMRIPSSVQRRRDKQSALGNVLSAAMSDRSRNTEPA